Proteins from a genomic interval of Acidobacteriota bacterium:
- a CDS encoding tetratricopeptide repeat protein, translated as MRNHRRLLLPAVAGLVLALGGIPSPAQTIPEYEQQADQLRRDHRVEEAIALLQAGMERHPGEPRLLLPLSLLLIESGRADKAEEHLQRVLALLPLDPEAHRSLGEAYLQQGRLPQAIRHFQQSNRLRNGDERVHYRLAFLFLIQERLDLAVEHTRRAIEIDPGEPRFRQLYSLLLGIQGREEDSYEQLRIARRLDPADASILFRMSEKERAAGRTATALESLKLASGADPENPLYHSELAQLHSQLGQEREAAESAGKARELYQAFEDYIEALSLMGQGKILQALPLLEPAVERHPEFTSGSLLLADAYQRLDRPQPALQLYLQTLERDPSNTKAMQEATWILAGRSDFGSALRILAKVPRAHLNQSLIEAYWKQDQQQPEAALERFRRVESRNPLNPGLLQWISYCLYTQGQKEEALRVLRKIADLRPDDAGVQRRIGEIELEGRREMAFRHMEAKNWAAALAAFSDLAGDSQPGDRQASYQLHLAYCHQQLGQLRQAARAYTSGLRSHPQAHWARLNLASTLYRLSRFREAVEQWERLPVPSKTAPIHFQLGVCYLHLDRYDRAEAAFRQSLAKGNRSPQLFYNLGTTLLRRFKTAEGWALIRRSAAANYPPALSLLRRAGLTGR; from the coding sequence CGTTGCTCCAGGCCGGTATGGAGAGGCACCCGGGCGAGCCCCGTCTGCTCCTTCCGCTCAGCCTGCTCCTGATCGAATCCGGACGAGCGGACAAAGCCGAGGAGCATCTTCAGCGGGTCTTGGCACTGCTGCCGCTGGACCCGGAAGCCCACCGCAGCCTGGGGGAGGCCTATCTGCAGCAGGGCAGGCTTCCCCAGGCGATCCGTCATTTTCAACAATCCAACCGGCTCAGGAACGGCGACGAGAGGGTCCACTATCGCCTGGCCTTCCTCTTCCTGATCCAGGAGCGTCTGGATCTGGCGGTGGAACACACCCGTCGCGCCATCGAGATCGACCCCGGTGAGCCTCGATTTCGTCAACTCTATTCCCTGCTGTTGGGAATCCAGGGACGTGAGGAAGACTCCTATGAACAACTCAGGATCGCCCGTCGGCTGGACCCGGCCGATGCTTCCATCCTCTTTCGGATGAGTGAGAAGGAGCGCGCCGCCGGTCGCACGGCCACCGCCCTGGAATCGCTGAAGCTGGCGTCCGGAGCGGACCCCGAGAACCCCCTCTACCATTCCGAGCTGGCCCAACTGCACAGCCAACTGGGGCAGGAGCGGGAGGCGGCCGAATCGGCAGGCAAGGCCCGGGAGCTCTACCAGGCGTTTGAGGACTACATCGAAGCTCTGAGCCTGATGGGCCAAGGGAAAATTCTTCAGGCTCTGCCTCTGCTGGAGCCGGCCGTGGAGCGCCACCCGGAGTTCACCAGCGGCAGTCTCTTGCTGGCAGACGCCTATCAGAGGCTGGATCGTCCGCAACCGGCCTTGCAGCTCTATCTCCAGACCCTGGAAAGGGATCCCTCCAACACCAAGGCCATGCAGGAAGCCACCTGGATCCTGGCCGGGCGTTCCGACTTCGGCTCGGCCCTGCGCATCCTGGCAAAAGTCCCCCGAGCCCATCTCAACCAATCGCTGATCGAAGCCTACTGGAAGCAGGACCAGCAACAGCCCGAAGCCGCCCTGGAGCGGTTTCGCCGGGTCGAAAGCAGAAATCCGTTGAACCCGGGACTGCTGCAATGGATCAGCTATTGTCTCTACACCCAGGGGCAGAAAGAGGAAGCCCTCAGAGTTCTGAGGAAGATTGCCGACCTTCGGCCGGACGACGCAGGTGTCCAGCGGAGAATCGGGGAGATCGAGTTGGAGGGCCGCCGCGAGATGGCCTTCCGCCACATGGAGGCCAAGAACTGGGCGGCGGCGCTGGCTGCCTTCAGCGACCTGGCCGGGGACAGCCAACCCGGAGACCGTCAGGCTTCCTATCAGCTCCATCTCGCCTACTGCCACCAACAACTGGGCCAACTGCGCCAGGCGGCCCGGGCTTACACCAGCGGGCTGCGATCCCACCCGCAAGCGCATTGGGCACGACTGAACCTGGCCTCGACGCTCTACCGCCTCTCCCGCTTCCGGGAGGCCGTCGAACAGTGGGAACGACTTCCCGTCCCTTCCAAAACCGCCCCGATCCATTTCCAGTTGGGGGTCTGCTACCTCCACCTGGACCGATACGACCGGGCCGAGGCGGCGTTCCGCCAGTCCCTGGCGAAAGGCAACCGCTCGCCGCAGCTGTTCTATAACCTGGGAACCACCTTGCTGCGACGGTTCAAGACGGCCGAGGGCTGGGCCCTGATACGGCGTTCGGCCGCCGCCAACTATCCGCCCGCCCTTAGCCTTCTCAGACGGGCCGGCCTGACTGGACGATAG